In Gadus chalcogrammus isolate NIFS_2021 chromosome 13, NIFS_Gcha_1.0, whole genome shotgun sequence, the genomic stretch tttttagagcTTTGAGCCGTCAGAGCTCTGGGACTCTGTACAGCCCACCATGCTGGAGGGGGTCATCTCAATGCTGTGGTGTAACGGGTCATACCAGGCCACAGAGATGCGAGGGTCCAGGTAGTTGAGCTTGGAGGTGCCCAGTGCAATCTGCTTGTTCTCCTCTCGGTCGGTCGCCTGCACCTCCATCCTCATCAGCTGCTCCTCTATCCTGGAAATGGCCTTCTTCCTGGTCTCCACCGTCCTGATAGAAGAGGAGGGCGGCGAGGTGAGCATGTGCGTTGCCTGAAGGAGGCGTGTCCTTTTTCTCCAATATCTGCTCTACACATCTTTCGGATACACTTACTTTTTGGACTTCTCGTCTCTCCGTACTTTAGCGTCCGCTTTGGAGCTCTTCAGCTCTCTCCGGGCGTCTGAAAGTTGGTCCTTCTTTGCGTCAATCTAAAATAATTAAAAGCAgggacattttaaaacaactgCACATCACTGCCCACATCAGGAAAATTCACGCTTTATATTATACAACGAAGAAATTAGACGCAATATAAGTGAATACGAATATTTCTAATATATCTGATCCATTCTGAAAGCTTATATCTTCTCATTTCAGAAACGAGGGAGTTAAAGGTTTGGGCAAagcatttcaataaaaaaaagcttAACATCAACAATTTCTGCTTGAGTGGAAACACAGACCAGTCACTAGCGTTTTAGAACAAGATGTACTGATGGATGCTTACCTTCCCCTGGAGGGTCTGCATAGACTTCTCAAAGGTTTTGggtgctgccctctggtggttaCACAGGATAGCCACAGCCCTGTTGGCCCGGTTGTAGGATAGGATCTTTGCTGGAATGTTTTCATCCGCTGGAAAAAGATCAAAAAGCCTCATAACTTTTATGCATGTCATTTAAAGACCCCCTGCAATGTGCAGCTTCCACAAATGAAAAGGCAGCTTTTGCCAGCCAGGTATAGGCTTGTAAAATTAAGGCCTCGCCAAAACGGGTTTTCCACCGAATTAGGCTTGGAGATAAGTCTCTGAACAGCTCTGAAAAGAGCTTCTCTTGGCTGCTGCCAGAGACGGTATTCATGGGTGGGTGCTTACGGCTAGTGAGCTccttcagctgctgctgcagggtgaTGGAGGCGTTGTAGGTACGGAACACCTTGGCCGTGAGTCCGTCCATCAGCTCCTGCAGGTGCTTGTTCAAGATGGAAGTCTGGAGGAAGAGAACATGCTCTAAACACCACACAAGACATCATGCTTTATGAAGACCCCACTACATACTTAAAGCTGGGAACACAAATGTCCCTTCATGAGTTGGCTCTAAATTTGACCGTGATGGTGTGATGCACTGTACTCACGTTTAGCCGGTCAAACAGGTCATCCTCTGTGGCCTTGTTCTCCATGAACAGCTGAAGGTTCTTGAACGCCTGAGAGACAAAAGGACACATTTTAGACcgaaactaaagaaaaaaaggggGCGCATTGTTCCAGAGCGCTCATCCACCATCCTTACCCTCTTCTCCACAGGGACCTTGTTGTAGTAGCGGATGGAGTCTTTACCCAGGAAGTCAAACTCCACCACAAACTCCTGCCCGTCCTTCTCGGGGTACAGGTTGATGTGCTCCACTCGCAGCGAGCAGCAGCCCACCGTGTCCGCCGTctcgccctcctccttctcgttACCCGCTCTCAGAGCCAGCTGGTCACGGGCAAAACAGCAGGGCGTCAGTTAAACAGTCAGGACCGCATTCCTCCAGTAGATGGCCCATACAGTCAGTCCACCCCCCTGCACTGGGGTCTTGTTTCCACCATGACTCAGGACTTCACCTTGTCAATGAAGTAGAGCGCCACGGCCCTCTGGCGGATCCTCATCTCCTTGGACTTCCAGTCCTCGTGGTACTGGCTCCGGATGCGGTCCACACACTTCTTCAATCTACGCGCCGTCTCGTACTTCTGCCAGTCCTTCTCCCCCTAACAAAGCAGACAGACGCTTTATAATCACGACTCTGATTTAGAACCATTACAGTATCAAAAAGGGGTTTTAAAAAGGCCAACATGAGATTAACAAATGGAAGCAGTTGCACGCCAATGAGCCAAAGAGTGCCACATCACGGAAGGTTATGCAGAAAAAACAGGTCAGGAGATCCAATTTATATACAAAATGGTTGTTCATAGATAGCGCTATGTGGTGCAAGAGGCATTTGAGAAGGGCTGGAAGTTAAAGCCCTCACTGATATAAACCCTTTCCAGCATCAATTTAGACAaatagatgtgtgtgtaccttgatcCTGGAGCTGGGGTTCAGCATGATGTACTTGATGGACCCCTGGATGTTCTCCGTCCAGGACACCAGCCACGTGACCTTGTTGTCATGGCGAACCTCCTTCCACTTGGTCCCGGGGGGAGGCTTGGGGTGCTTTGAGTCTCTACGGGgagcagacgggggggggggggggggggagacgtcaAGTCAGAATATTGACACACCATGATAAGGCCTACATTTACTTAAGTCTTCATAATTAATTGATTTAAGTCAatcatttgatttaaaatgttattttttcttctttgtacGCCTGCTTTATTTTCAACTCCAAACCGTTAAAATCTCAGCAATAAGCAGCCATAGGAATCACAAGCACTGCCGTAAAGAGCACTAGTATTGCGATGATGCTCGGCGTGAGGAGTGTCAATACTAGATGGAACACAAAACAATGTGACGCAATTTCAATTTTATGCAGATGTTTTCTCTGCCAATGTTAGATAATAACTGACATTCAATATTGTCTTTGAGCGAAGAAAGAACGGCTGGTCATCAAGGTGTCAGCTAATGGTTGGCAAATTGAATCGATAATCTGTTGGATAAATACTAATCTCAATATCAGGCCAATCAATAGCAGTCATGGTTTTTGCAGTGACCACGAAGCCCTCCATGTGCCACCCGTCCTCCCCTGTGAGGGAAGGGCACTCACTTGCTGCAGTTGATGATGATGTCCTCCGGACGGCTGCGGCGCTTCAGCATGCCCATCTTGGGGTGGTCCCCGCGGCCCCGGAAGAGGCCGGGGGGCTCGATGCGGAAGTTAGCGATGCGCTCCTTGTGGTTGTCCATGAGGCAGAAGCCGTACTCCTGCAGGATCCGCTCGTTCTCCTCTTTGATTTTCTACCACACAGAAGAACAAGTGGTTAACAGCAGAAGACGTTGGCCATAGATTTTATAACAACCACGAATATAATGCAACATTTAATGGGACGCATGGCTCACCAGTTTCTGTTCTTTAGACATGGCCTTCCTGATCTCAGACTGGGCCTTAAAGTAGTCGTTGATCTCGTTGAAGTCACACTTCTTCAGATCTGTGATTTTGCTTTTTTCCTCAGAATTCATTTCCTATGAGGACCAGCAGAAGACAGCATTCTTAAAATCTGATCTTGTATGATTCCCAAAATAAAACTCCTttgaaaatatttatttaaagacTACAATAGATGTGAATACTCTCTTCCTCACTCATTCCTACCTTTCTCCAGTCTTTGAAGAAGTTTTTCCGGAAGACTTCCTTCGTGGTGTAATCATGGTCGAGCATTTTACCAAAGAAGGTGGAGACCTCTTCAGCTGCTGGGGCGAGCTTCATGTGTTTACCTGGTGAACACATCAAAATATCCATCAGTAAGCTCTTTATATCTTAAACTACCAAGGCCAAACATCCCACACAATGGTATCCTAGCCAGGAGGTTATCCGTCTGaatcataaacaaacaaatgagaAGCAGCGGTTGGTCAATCTGGTTGATTAGGTTTTGCTCGAGCATGTGCTTGGGCCAGGTTTATTTTTTGAGCCAACAGCCCCGCATGTGAAATCATAGTGAACAGCCAACCACCAGACCGATTATCAGGTAATGGACACGCACAGGGAAGACTGTTGAGAAAAAAAGGGATTAAAAAGACAAACCGTCGTAGTAGAACTTGACGTGGTCGGGAAGAGCCTCGTAGGGGGGCGCGAACACGGGTCCTTTGTGCTCCAGGAACCGCCATTTAACACCGTCCGTGTAgcgctcctcctcccacctgggGGCGTCACAGCGCCACAGTTACCCTTCCACCCGCCGCAAAACAGCTGCACCACCATGTATGGAACGCAAAGCTCAAACGCACTACGGACACGCGAGTCCTTGAACTCACCACTTCCACTTCTCCTCCGGCTCCTTCTTGCCCTTTTTCTTGCCGTCGGCGACTTCTccctttttgttgtttttagtcTTTTTCGGCTTTACGTCCTGAAAACAAAGACACAGGAGGGCGTGAGCCTGCGTTCAACCCGGGCCGGAGTAGTGTGCAGTATCAACAGCAGGGCATCATGTGGAACATCCCGTTCTTAAAAAGAGGTTGCAGGAGCATTAATCAATGGGATCCAACCTAAAATGCATAATCACTCATGACCACAGTAAATGTCTCCTACTTCATTTTCTTGTTTCCTTTTTTTGCCCTTGGCCTTGTCGTTCTCAATTTTGATCTTCTTGGGCTTGAATTCTGACCTGAAAAGGAGGAAACTATCAGTTAGCCAGGGTGGCAACAACAAACCAACCTTCAACCCAGACATTTAACAAAATATTTGATAATATATTCAACTTTCTAAATAGCTCCCTCGGTTCAACTTCCATATCCAAcatgacaaaacaaaacaccaatGCTAGTACAGCATTAAGGTGGACTGATTAAACTCACTCAAAGTCCTCTTCACGTTCCCTCTTAAGAGTCTTCTCCTGCTTGGGAGAGT encodes the following:
- the top1a gene encoding DNA topoisomerase I, like, with the protein product MSGDYSHNNNQIDCGPRNNDPHKHKEKHKEHKNKDHKKDKEREKSKHAISDHKDPSDKKHKDKEKMKHKEGNADKHKDKHRDKEKRKEVKSADGKVKKEKENGFSSPGHVKSEPEDDFYHSPKQEKTLKREREEDFESEFKPKKIKIENDKAKGKKRKQENEDVKPKKTKNNKKGEVADGKKKGKKEPEEKWKWWEEERYTDGVKWRFLEHKGPVFAPPYEALPDHVKFYYDGKHMKLAPAAEEVSTFFGKMLDHDYTTKEVFRKNFFKDWRKEMNSEEKSKITDLKKCDFNEINDYFKAQSEIRKAMSKEQKLKIKEENERILQEYGFCLMDNHKERIANFRIEPPGLFRGRGDHPKMGMLKRRSRPEDIIINCSKDSKHPKPPPGTKWKEVRHDNKVTWLVSWTENIQGSIKYIMLNPSSRIKGEKDWQKYETARRLKKCVDRIRSQYHEDWKSKEMRIRQRAVALYFIDKLALRAGNEKEEGETADTVGCCSLRVEHINLYPEKDGQEFVVEFDFLGKDSIRYYNKVPVEKRAFKNLQLFMENKATEDDLFDRLNTSILNKHLQELMDGLTAKVFRTYNASITLQQQLKELTSPDENIPAKILSYNRANRAVAILCNHQRAAPKTFEKSMQTLQGKIDAKKDQLSDARRELKSSKADAKVRRDEKSKKTVETRKKAISRIEEQLMRMEVQATDREENKQIALGTSKLNYLDPRISVAWCKKWDIPVEKIYNKTQREKFAWALDMAEDDYEF